One part of the Vicia villosa cultivar HV-30 ecotype Madison, WI linkage group LG6, Vvil1.0, whole genome shotgun sequence genome encodes these proteins:
- the LOC131608704 gene encoding casein kinase 1-like protein HD16 produces the protein MRVPRRRLAPVSREKTEPAERYVKTRAAVAAAKRNEQKRSVIVISESEEEEMGDESGGLSANKGVPQEDEGNTTPFPERVQVGGSPVYKVERKLGKGGFGQVFVGRRVTGGNDRLNGPGATEVALKFEHRNSKGCNYGPPYEWQVYNTLGGSHGIPKVHYKGRQGEYYVMVMDMLGPSLWDVWNTTGQAMSAEMTACIAVESLSILDKMHSKGYVHGDVKPENFLLGQPGTAQEKKLFLVDLGLATKWRDTSNGQHVEYDQRPDMFRGTVRYASVHAHLGRTASRRDDLESLAYTLIFLHKGRLPWQGYQGDNKSYLVCKKKMGTSPEMLCCFCPAPFRHFLEFVVGMKFDEEPNYSKLISLFDGMLGPNPALRPINTEGAQKVGQKRGRLNIEEEDDSQPKKKVRLGVPATQWISIYNARMPMKQRYHYNVADARLEQHVERGIADGLLISCVASCSNLWALIMDAGTGFTNQVYKLSPLFLHKEWIMEQWEKNYYITSIAGVTNGSSLVVMSKGTQYTQQSYKVSDSFPFKWINKKWREGFHVTSMATAGSRWGVVMSRNAGFSDQVVELDFLYPSEGVHRRWDNGYRITATAATWDQSALILSKPRRRPADETQETLRTSQFPSTHVKEKWSKNLYLACLCYGRTVC, from the exons ATGCGGGTGCCTCGACGCCGTCTTGCTCCGGTAAGCCGTGAAAAAACCGAACcagcggagagatacgtgaagaCACGCGCCGCTGTTGCGGCGGCGAAGAGAAACGAGCAGAAGAGGTCGGTTATCGTGATATCTGAGTCGGAGGAAGAAGAGATGGGAGATGAAAGTGGGGGTTTGAGTGCTAATAAAGGGGTTCCTCAAGAGGATGAGGGAAATACTACTCCTTTTCCTGAAAGG GTTCAAGTAGGAGGTTCGCCTGTGTACAAAGTGGAGAGGAAGCTTGGCAAAGGTGGGTTTGGACAGGTTTTCGTTGGTCGTCGAGTTACCGGTGGTAATGATCGTCTTAATGGCCCTGGTGCCACTGAG GTGGCTTTGAAATTTGAACATAGAAATAGTAAAGGATGTAACTATGGCCCTCCTTATGAGTGGCAAGTGTACAA TACCCTTGGTGGAAGTCACGGAATACCTAAAGTACATTATAAAGGAAGACAAGGAGAATATTATGTGATG GTTATGGACATGCTTGGTCCAAGTTTGTGGGACGTATGGAATACCACAGGCCAGGC GATGTCTGCAGAAATGACCGCATGCATTGCTGTTGAGTCATTGTCTATCCTGGACAAGATGCACTCAAAGGG ATATGTGCATGGAGATGTAAAGCCAGAAAACTTTTTACTAGGTCAGCCAGGTACAGCACAAGAGAAGAAATTGTTTCTTGTTGACCTCGGATTAG CCACAAAGTGGAGGGACACGTCCAATGGGCAGCATGTTGAATACGATCAACGCCCTGATATGTTCAG AGGAACTGTTCGATATGCAAGTGTTCATGCTCATTTGGGAAGAACTGCTAGTAGACGGGATGATCTTGAATCCCTTGCATATACACTCATTTTCCTTCATAAGGGCCGGTTACCATGGCAAGGTTATCAG GGAGATAATAAGTCCTATCTTGTTTGCAAAAAGAAGATGGGAACTTCTCCTGAGATGTTATGCTGCTTCTGCCCTGCTCCTTTCAGACATTTTCTTGAGTTTGTAGTGGGCATGAAATTCGATGAAGAACCTAACTATTCCAAGCTAATATCCCTGTTTGATGGTATGCTTGGACCAAATCCTGCATTGCGGCCAATTAATACTGAAGGTGCTCAAAAG GTTGGGCAAAAGAGGGGAAGATTgaatattgaggaagaagatgattcaCAGCCCAAGAAGAAGGTTCGTTTGGGGGTTCCTGCTACACAATGGATATCAATTTACAATGCAAGAATGCCAATGAAGCAAAG GTATCATTACAATGTAGCGGATGCAAGATTAGAACAGCATGTAGAGCGGGGAATCGCAGACGGCCTTCTTATTAGTTGTGTGGCTTCTTGTTCCAATCTCTGGGCACTTATTATGGATGCTGGAACTGGTTTTACAAATCAAGTTTACAAGTTGTCACCTTTATTCTTACATAAG GAATGGATCATGGAACAGTGGGAGAAGAATTATTACATTACTTCTATTGCTGGGGTTACAAATGGGAGCTCTCTTGTCGTGATGTCAAAAG GCACACAGTATACACAACAGTCATACAAAGTAAGCGACTCTTTCCCTTTCAAATGGATAAACAAGAAATGGAGAGAAGGTTTTCACGTGACTTCAATGGCCACTGCTGGAAGTCGTTGGGGTGTTGTCATGTCGCGAAATGCTGGATTCAGTGATCAG GTCGTTGAACTCGATTTTCTCTACCCTAGCGAAGGAGTCCATAGAAGATGGGATAATGGCTACAGAATAACAGCTACTGCTGCTACATGGGATCAATCTGCTCTTATATTAAGCAAACCGAGGCGCAGACCTGCAGATGAAACTCAGGAAACTCTCCGGACATCTCAATTTCCAAGTACACACGTTAAG GAAAAATGGTCTAAAAACCTTTACCTTGCTTGTTTGTGCTATGGACGTACAGTATGCTGA
- the LOC131611102 gene encoding shewanella-like protein phosphatase 2, which translates to MEIEKQNSFCKQIPNIFSSFVDTFVDFSVSGLFLLPPPSSPPPPPPTRLPSPHRLIAIGDLHGDLKKSKDALRIAGVIDASGRYTGGSSTVVQIGDIMDRGNDEIKILYLMEKLKREAARCGGRFVTMNGNHEILNVEGDFRYATRSGLKEFKNWLYWFRQGNKMKRLCKRLEPVKDPLDGVRVEFRGVRKKYHDGFRARVAALRRNGPISGRFFSQNATVLVVGDSVFVHGGLLKQHVDYGLEKINREVSDWFKGLYGQRLSPWYCRADEGVVWLRKFSEGKCDCSSLDRVLSTIPGAKRMIMGHTIQTGGINSVCGKKAIRIDVGMSKGCGGGLPEVLEIDRNAGMRILTSDMLYKAVRIDVGDVMMEEKGFRMLLDNQHDGPKQIEGKA; encoded by the coding sequence atggaaATTGAAAAACAAAACTCATTCTGCAAACAAATCCCCAATATCTTTTCTTCATTCGTTGACACTTTCGTTGACTTTTCAGTCAGCGGCCTCTTCCTCCTCCCACCGCCGTCATCTCCGCCGCCTCCGCCTCCCACTCGTCTCCCCTCCCCGCACCGTCTCATCGCCATCGGAGACCTCCATGGCGACCTCAAGAAGTCCAAAGATGCTCTCCGCATCGCCGGCGTCATCGACGCCTCCGGCCGCTACACCGGCGGCTCATCCACCGTCGTTCAAATCGGCGACATCATGGATCGAGGCAACGACGAGATCAAGATCCTCTACCTGATGGAAAAACTGAAACGCGAAGCCGCGCGTTGTGGCGGGAGATTCGTCACCATGAACGGTAACCACGAGATCTTGAACGTGGAAGGAGATTTCCGGTACGCGACGAGAAGTGGCCTCAAGGAGTTTAAGAATTGGTTGTATTGGTTCCGTCAAGGTAACAAGATGAAGAGACTCTGCAAGCGTTTGGAACCGGTGAAAGATCCGTTGGACGGCGTTCGCGTCGAGTTTCGTGGCGTGAGGAAGAAGTATCACGATGGTTTTAGGGCTAGGGTTGCGGCATTGAGGCGGAACGGTCCGATTTCGGGAAGATTCTTTTCGCAGAACGCTACCGTTTTGGTAGTTGGAGATTCGGTTTTTGTTCATGGTGGTTTGTTGAAACAACATGTTGATTATGGTTTGGAGAAGATTAACAGAGAAGTTAGTGACTGGTTTAAGGGTTTGTATGGTCAACGATTGTCGCCGTGGTATTGCCGTGCGGATGAAGGGGTTGTTTGGCTGAGGAAATTCTCTGAAGGGAAATGTGATTGTTCGAGTCTCGATCGTGTTTTGTCTACAATTCCTGGCGCTAAGAGGATGATTATGGGGCATACGATTCAGACCGGAGGGATTAACAGTGTTTGCGGAAAGAAGGCTATTCGGATCGATGTTGGTATGTCGAAAGGGTGTGGTGGTGGTTTGCCTGAGGTTTTGGAGATTGATAGGAATGCAGGGATGAGGATATTGACATCAGATATGTTGTATAAGGCTGTTCGGATCGATGTTGGTGATGTTATGATGGAGGAAAAAGGGTTTCGGATGTTGCTTGATAATCAACATGATGGACCTAAGCAAATTGAAGGTAAGGCTTAG